One Bdellovibrio bacteriovorus str. Tiberius DNA segment encodes these proteins:
- a CDS encoding hybrid sensor histidine kinase/response regulator: MIKSTILCVDDEVDNVDALERLFRKKYNVLKATSGKEALAVLDEHPGPVALIITDQRMPEMTGVEFLEKTLASHPETVRILLTGYTDLESVISAVNKGQIFRYLTKPWDPVDLTNTVEHAIDRYVLGQELKTKNTELARALEELKSLDVAKSNFMILINHELKTPLTSILSFSSLLAESKLNDEDKLMVNRITRSAERLKTLVEDVLLVVRAETNQLKIDMQQVAFTQFDEAISKEVQDLLNKKQQKLVSKLEPLAVSADVRLIKQVMLRLIHNAAKFGTDGSEIHLESLKSGNNLRFVVSNIGPHLPTSVVDKIMKPFFIDEDVMHHSTGTGLGLTICQSILKSHQSHLQFKNTAQGVMVFFELPLA, translated from the coding sequence ATGATTAAAAGCACAATTTTGTGTGTCGACGATGAAGTGGATAATGTTGACGCCCTGGAACGCCTCTTCCGAAAGAAATACAACGTCTTAAAGGCCACCTCGGGCAAAGAGGCACTGGCGGTGCTGGACGAACATCCGGGCCCCGTAGCTTTGATCATCACCGATCAGCGCATGCCGGAAATGACCGGCGTGGAATTCCTGGAAAAAACTCTGGCGTCTCATCCTGAGACTGTGCGAATTTTACTGACCGGTTACACCGATCTGGAGTCCGTGATCAGTGCCGTGAATAAAGGTCAGATCTTCCGCTATCTGACCAAGCCCTGGGACCCGGTGGATCTGACCAATACTGTGGAACACGCGATCGACCGCTATGTTCTGGGCCAGGAATTGAAAACAAAAAACACGGAACTGGCGCGTGCCTTGGAAGAACTTAAAAGCCTGGACGTCGCCAAATCCAATTTCATGATTCTGATCAACCATGAACTGAAAACCCCGCTGACTTCGATCTTAAGTTTTTCTTCCCTGCTGGCGGAATCCAAACTGAACGACGAAGACAAGCTGATGGTGAACCGTATCACCCGCAGTGCCGAGCGCCTGAAAACCCTGGTGGAAGATGTTCTGCTGGTGGTGCGCGCGGAAACCAATCAACTTAAAATAGACATGCAGCAGGTGGCCTTCACCCAATTTGACGAAGCCATCAGTAAAGAGGTGCAGGATCTGCTGAATAAAAAGCAGCAGAAGCTGGTCAGCAAGCTGGAACCATTGGCCGTTTCAGCCGACGTTCGCCTGATCAAACAAGTCATGCTGCGACTGATTCATAATGCCGCAAAATTCGGAACCGACGGCAGCGAGATTCACCTGGAAAGCCTGAAAAGCGGGAACAATCTGCGTTTTGTCGTTTCCAATATCGGCCCTCACCTGCCCACGTCTGTAGTGGACAAAATCATGAAGCCCTTCTTTATTGACGAGGACGTCATGCACCACTCCACCGGAACAGGCTTGGGTCTGACCATCTGCCAGTCTATTTTAAAGTCACACCAGTCCCACCTGCAGTTTAAAAACACGGCTCAGGGTGTGATGGTGTTCTTTGAACTGCCACTGGCCTAG
- a CDS encoding CpaF family protein, whose translation MISEAKHIYDRIHDDILKLPLNEFLLSSEEQHKLRSQRIEQILDLHTASVTAEARLRVQNEMHAWGPIESLLNDESITEILINGPSAIWLERAGHLQKHPDYFFSDTSYRNFLDRLSHAAHAHITTEFPCADGRFGDFRLSLIGAELTQTHPHVTLRRHPKNPWSFSRLAEHQWCPPDCLPFFEDIVKRRKNFLVVGPTGSGKTSVLNSFLNLMPENERMVVIEDTSEISLPNKASLKLLTREDPQGVLPSVDQAQLVRRSLRLRPDRMVMGEVRGAEAKDFLMALATGHSGSFGTLHAQDAGQALIRLEMLIQMGAPQWSLSAIRRLIQMSLDYVIVAERKADGSRRMKGVYRITSLEETGFLLEQEK comes from the coding sequence ATGATCAGCGAAGCCAAACATATCTATGACCGCATTCACGATGACATTCTGAAACTTCCTTTGAATGAGTTTTTACTCAGCTCAGAAGAACAGCACAAATTGCGCTCTCAGCGCATTGAGCAAATCCTGGATCTGCACACCGCCTCAGTCACGGCCGAAGCCCGCTTGCGGGTGCAAAATGAAATGCATGCGTGGGGGCCGATTGAAAGCCTGCTAAACGATGAAAGTATCACAGAGATTCTGATCAACGGGCCTTCCGCGATCTGGCTTGAACGTGCGGGCCATTTGCAAAAGCATCCGGATTATTTTTTCTCTGACACCAGCTATCGCAATTTCCTGGATCGCCTCAGCCACGCAGCTCATGCCCATATCACCACGGAATTTCCCTGCGCCGACGGACGATTTGGCGACTTTCGTTTAAGCCTGATTGGCGCAGAACTGACACAGACTCATCCTCACGTGACTTTGCGCCGTCATCCCAAAAACCCGTGGAGCTTTTCCCGATTGGCCGAACATCAGTGGTGCCCGCCTGATTGCCTGCCGTTTTTTGAAGACATCGTAAAGCGGCGGAAAAATTTTCTGGTGGTGGGCCCTACCGGCTCTGGCAAAACCTCGGTGCTGAATTCATTTTTGAATCTGATGCCGGAAAACGAGCGGATGGTCGTCATCGAAGACACATCCGAAATTTCCCTTCCCAACAAAGCCAGCTTAAAACTTTTAACCCGCGAAGATCCGCAAGGGGTTTTGCCTTCTGTGGACCAGGCGCAACTGGTGCGAAGGTCACTGCGTCTGCGGCCCGATCGCATGGTCATGGGTGAAGTGCGTGGCGCAGAGGCCAAGGACTTTTTAATGGCCTTAGCGACAGGTCACAGCGGCAGCTTTGGCACTTTGCATGCGCAGGATGCGGGTCAGGCATTGATACGTCTTGAGATGCTGATTCAGATGGGGGCTCCGCAATGGAGTCTTTCCGCCATTCGCAGACTGATTCAAATGTCTTTGGATTATGTGATCGTGGCTGAAAGAAAGGCCGATGGATCCCGCCGCATGAAAGGCGTCTATCGCATCACTTCATTGGAAGAAACCGGGTTTCTGCTGGAGCAGGAAAAGTAA
- a CDS encoding DUF1266 domain-containing protein, giving the protein MQRILPETDLEKKLMSLGAPFIEENQVLDELFQVVGSDLEEGKELSPEIREQVMDEIGEYFFRLDMNYGPDIKLDCLAILEEFWGVADRETCQKTLENIRTQGHRTKFNVLRSALPSDGSIDAVSMEKFRQIFRFDLEEGQELQMSDADYSKLALWVQRTNKYLKEPGILAWDASRYVHLVRLSFVAGHLSDIQAWSEILKLAPLIEGRFSNWMDFSQSFLIGRTFWSGSDDPRVKAICEKLLGHPASPWQFISWS; this is encoded by the coding sequence ATGCAGCGCATTTTGCCAGAAACAGATCTTGAAAAAAAATTGATGTCTTTGGGTGCGCCGTTTATCGAGGAAAATCAAGTTCTTGATGAGCTGTTTCAAGTTGTCGGGTCTGATTTGGAAGAAGGCAAAGAGCTTTCGCCCGAAATCCGCGAACAGGTCATGGATGAAATCGGTGAGTATTTCTTCCGCCTGGATATGAACTATGGCCCGGACATCAAGCTGGATTGTCTGGCGATTCTGGAAGAGTTCTGGGGCGTGGCTGACCGTGAAACCTGCCAGAAAACTTTAGAAAATATCCGCACGCAGGGTCACCGCACGAAATTCAATGTTCTAAGATCCGCTTTGCCTTCTGATGGCAGCATTGATGCTGTTTCCATGGAAAAGTTTCGTCAGATCTTCCGTTTTGATCTGGAAGAAGGGCAGGAGCTTCAAATGAGCGACGCAGATTACAGCAAGCTTGCTTTGTGGGTTCAGCGCACGAATAAATATCTGAAAGAACCCGGCATCCTGGCCTGGGATGCTTCCCGCTATGTTCATCTGGTGCGACTGAGCTTCGTGGCCGGGCACCTTTCAGACATTCAGGCCTGGTCCGAGATCCTGAAGCTGGCTCCGTTAATTGAAGGCCGTTTTTCCAACTGGATGGATTTTTCCCAGAGCTTCCTGATCGGGCGCACGTTCTGGTCAGGGTCGGATGATCCTCGCGTGAAAGCCATCTGTGAAAAGCTGCTGGGGCACCCGGCAAGTCCATGGCAGTTTATCAGCTGGTCTTAG
- a CDS encoding polyhydroxyalkanoic acid system family protein, which yields MPKFTIDHSSSHSAEEAYKKIKEFLSNDQDIRRFDPKIQCSFDDGTKCANLKGSQFKADMTVATAGAGSKVSVTVDLPLMLTPFKGKVTETLQRKLAKYLG from the coding sequence ATGCCTAAGTTTACGATTGATCACTCTAGTAGCCATTCCGCGGAAGAAGCCTACAAGAAGATCAAAGAATTCCTCTCGAATGATCAGGATATTCGACGCTTTGACCCAAAAATTCAGTGCTCTTTTGATGACGGCACCAAGTGCGCCAACCTCAAGGGATCCCAGTTTAAAGCGGATATGACCGTGGCTACGGCTGGCGCAGGGAGCAAAGTCTCTGTCACCGTGGATCTGCCATTGATGCTGACCCCCTTCAAAGGTAAAGTCACCGAGACTCTGCAAAGGAAACTGGCTAAATACCTTGGCTAG
- a CDS encoding FliA/WhiG family RNA polymerase sigma factor yields MGKNAALLKKYKEEPRKLAPTQKDDLIREYAPLIKFIAQKIAVRLPSNIELDDLISAGVIGLMDAIEKYDSTRDNKFKTYAEFRIRGAILDELRAQDWVPRSIRDKAKLLDKTMVQLEADLGRTPSDEEVAKALNVNIDEFHDLVNQVRPVSLLPIDQATSFSNTDKKSIMDILEGSRTNSPFNQLNVKNIKEVVAQAIEELPERQRLVLSLYYYEDLNLKEIGQVLRVTESRVSQLHAQAVARLRAKLAATIGAGELEIA; encoded by the coding sequence ATGGGGAAAAATGCGGCATTGTTGAAGAAGTACAAGGAAGAGCCACGCAAGCTCGCTCCGACGCAAAAAGATGACCTTATCAGAGAGTACGCTCCGTTGATTAAGTTCATCGCTCAGAAGATTGCGGTACGACTTCCCTCCAATATCGAGCTGGATGACCTTATTTCTGCAGGTGTCATCGGTTTGATGGATGCGATTGAAAAGTACGACTCCACTCGTGACAATAAATTCAAAACCTATGCTGAATTCCGCATCCGTGGAGCAATCCTGGATGAACTTCGTGCACAGGACTGGGTTCCCCGCTCTATCCGTGACAAAGCCAAGCTTTTGGATAAAACCATGGTGCAACTGGAAGCTGATCTTGGTCGTACTCCCTCCGACGAAGAAGTGGCTAAGGCACTGAATGTAAATATTGATGAATTCCACGATCTGGTGAATCAGGTTCGCCCGGTCAGTTTGTTGCCAATCGATCAGGCGACAAGCTTCAGCAATACCGACAAGAAATCCATCATGGATATTCTTGAAGGTTCCCGCACCAACAGCCCGTTCAATCAATTGAATGTTAAAAACATCAAAGAAGTTGTGGCGCAGGCGATTGAAGAATTGCCAGAGCGTCAGCGCCTGGTTCTGTCTTTGTATTACTACGAAGATCTGAACTTGAAAGAGATCGGTCAGGTTCTGCGCGTGACAGAATCCCGCGTGTCCCAATTGCATGCTCAAGCCGTCGCCCGTCTGCGTGCGAAACTGGCAGCAACCATCGGCGCTGGCGAACTCGAAATCGCCTGA
- a CDS encoding amidohydrolase: protein MLFKIPRLYDSHTHFIATGEFASGLRFESIRSLQDLQNLDRTKPGYYRQHWLVGFGWDERQWPVHEQPHKDLLDKVFPDIPVYFARMDGHSSWLNSAALKEMDLDSATGILTEKDHLRAWDHLPSFSKSQQRANILQACRTFNAAGFTHVRDLSCTESLWNMLCEVADAGDLTLAIEENFTSHDMNDFDSMLTAALAAKKQDRPLLRSKGIKVFYDGSLGSETALLSRPYNGERSGNQGRILWDIADIETMMKRTWAAGLEFSVHTIGDEAAHHIVQAARKISAQGAVGRLNLEHAQILRPETIQMMKPLHVRCHMQPCHWLSDRVWLMEKLRELYPYVFPWEALRLAQIPISFGCDSPVEPSSFWRNYLALEESPQARIRKFNGDITVVHAHPDKTFAPDCHSVIEDGVVKEVVFNGKRII from the coding sequence ATGCTTTTTAAAATCCCGCGTCTTTACGACAGTCACACGCACTTTATCGCAACGGGCGAATTCGCTTCGGGGCTTCGTTTTGAATCGATCAGATCCCTGCAGGATTTGCAGAATCTGGATCGCACCAAGCCGGGATACTATCGTCAGCACTGGCTGGTGGGGTTTGGCTGGGACGAACGCCAGTGGCCGGTGCACGAACAGCCGCACAAGGATCTTCTGGATAAAGTCTTTCCGGATATTCCGGTTTACTTTGCCCGCATGGACGGACACAGCAGCTGGTTGAATTCCGCAGCCCTTAAAGAAATGGACTTGGATTCCGCCACGGGCATTCTGACCGAAAAAGACCATCTGCGCGCCTGGGATCACTTGCCGTCATTCTCTAAATCCCAGCAACGAGCCAATATTCTGCAAGCCTGCCGCACCTTCAATGCCGCTGGATTTACTCACGTGCGCGACCTGAGCTGCACTGAATCCCTGTGGAATATGCTGTGTGAGGTCGCCGATGCCGGAGACCTGACTTTGGCGATCGAGGAAAATTTCACCTCCCACGACATGAATGACTTTGATTCGATGCTGACTGCGGCACTGGCCGCGAAAAAACAGGATCGTCCCTTGCTTCGCTCCAAAGGCATCAAGGTTTTCTATGATGGTTCATTGGGATCTGAGACGGCTTTGCTCAGTCGTCCTTACAACGGCGAGCGCTCTGGCAATCAGGGGCGCATTCTGTGGGATATTGCGGATATCGAAACAATGATGAAACGCACCTGGGCCGCAGGCTTGGAGTTTTCAGTTCACACAATCGGGGATGAGGCTGCTCATCACATCGTGCAGGCCGCCCGCAAAATTTCAGCGCAAGGGGCCGTGGGCCGCTTGAATCTGGAACACGCGCAAATTCTGCGCCCGGAGACCATTCAGATGATGAAGCCTTTGCATGTGCGCTGTCATATGCAGCCTTGTCACTGGCTGAGCGACCGTGTGTGGCTGATGGAAAAACTGAGAGAGCTTTACCCGTATGTCTTCCCATGGGAAGCCTTGCGCCTGGCGCAGATCCCGATTTCTTTTGGTTGTGACAGCCCGGTGGAGCCTTCTTCTTTCTGGCGCAACTATCTGGCGTTGGAGGAAAGTCCTCAGGCGCGCATTCGCAAATTTAATGGCGACATTACGGTGGTGCATGCGCACCCGGATAAAACTTTTGCACCGGACTGTCATTCGGTGATTGAAGACGGTGTGGTGAAAGAAGTCGTCTTTAACGGCAAGAGGATTATTTAA
- a CDS encoding sigma-70 family RNA polymerase sigma factor, with product MAKTKAKSPSTPKTKSPSKTASAKKPAGKAASGKNTKPAPTESKTVVAELVEDAHSDELRSHEEAEKAYAVPSVEDDLPEVEEDTKTLAVADTSKAITSADPLVMYLNEIRRYKVLTREEEMALAKKYFESKDPEAAQALVKANLRFVVKVAAEYSKFGSKMIDLIQEGNVGLMHAVREFNPYKGARLITYAVWWIRGYIQEFLMRQYSLVRIGTTQNQRKLFYQLQKEKEALDAMGIEPNIGLISSRLGIPEDEVRDMTMRMSGRDVSLDRPVDDDSGTTLGDLQRGPSDQPLDEAMAHSEQLEILKQKIEEIRPELSEREKIILDERILNDDPLTLQEIGEKHGITREAVRQMEARLMKKIKAKMEEDASE from the coding sequence ATGGCGAAAACGAAAGCAAAAAGCCCCTCCACCCCTAAGACCAAGTCCCCGTCCAAGACGGCTTCTGCCAAGAAGCCCGCGGGCAAGGCTGCGTCTGGGAAGAACACAAAGCCCGCCCCCACTGAATCAAAAACAGTTGTGGCCGAGCTGGTGGAAGACGCTCACAGCGACGAACTTCGCTCGCATGAAGAGGCCGAAAAAGCCTACGCCGTCCCAAGTGTCGAGGACGACCTTCCTGAAGTGGAGGAAGACACCAAAACTCTTGCTGTCGCCGACACCTCCAAGGCCATTACTTCCGCTGATCCTTTGGTGATGTATCTGAACGAGATCCGTCGCTACAAAGTTCTGACCCGCGAAGAAGAAATGGCCCTGGCCAAAAAATACTTTGAAAGCAAAGACCCTGAAGCGGCCCAGGCCCTGGTGAAAGCCAACCTGCGTTTCGTGGTGAAAGTCGCTGCTGAATATTCCAAATTCGGTTCAAAAATGATCGACTTGATCCAAGAGGGCAACGTCGGTCTGATGCACGCCGTGCGCGAGTTCAACCCGTACAAAGGCGCCCGTCTGATCACCTATGCGGTGTGGTGGATTCGCGGTTATATCCAGGAATTCCTGATGCGTCAGTATTCTTTGGTGCGCATCGGAACCACTCAGAACCAGCGCAAACTGTTCTATCAGCTGCAAAAAGAAAAAGAAGCACTGGATGCCATGGGCATTGAACCCAATATCGGATTGATCAGCAGCCGCCTGGGTATTCCCGAAGACGAAGTGCGCGACATGACCATGCGTATGTCCGGTCGCGATGTCAGTCTGGATCGTCCGGTGGACGATGATTCCGGCACCACTCTGGGGGATTTGCAGCGCGGTCCTTCCGACCAGCCACTGGATGAAGCCATGGCCCACAGTGAACAGCTGGAAATTCTGAAACAAAAGATTGAAGAAATCCGTCCGGAACTTTCTGAGCGGGAAAAGATCATTCTGGATGAACGTATTCTGAATGACGATCCGCTGACCCTGCAGGAGATCGGCGAAAAGCACGGCATCACCCGCGAGGCCGTCCGTCAGATGGAGGCCCGCCTGATGAAAAAAATCAAAGCCAAGATGGAAGAAGACGCCTCAGAGTAG
- a CDS encoding type II and III secretion system protein, whose product MKTLLFFLMLISFPAYSQTALVLGLGEQKSVPLQGQDRVWIQDREILTAEGQGGKLNLVGRREGVTTVKVGSALYSVQVLHPSKKDSFQDLTTYLKSRVGLRASLNEGDLLIEGQLYRLQDWIHLADYMRARNLSYQMRARMTASLQQQAQEHFSDLFYKSHLPPQTLIFEPALEVRVSGTDQTFRKYSKLLTSFGVSLLKDETSLDVAPTIKVQITVAEIKKDFSLKYGLRPPAGYSAKLMPDGVWERDELPFNLTALEAQGQGKILASPNILCRSGKEAEFLAGGEFPIKIMNYKMQDIVWKRYGILLRVKPKADAAGRMSISIETEVSTVDDSRKVDDVPGILTNRVSSHFDLTRPQTIALSGLLKSEDGKSSEGLPLLSRLPVVGALFASKDFKENRSELVIFVRPSILREGEENPAPQHLNTLQGRRL is encoded by the coding sequence ATGAAAACTTTACTGTTTTTCCTGATGCTTATTTCTTTTCCTGCTTATTCCCAAACCGCGCTGGTGTTGGGACTGGGTGAACAAAAATCCGTGCCTTTACAGGGACAGGATCGAGTATGGATTCAAGACCGCGAAATCCTGACCGCCGAAGGCCAGGGTGGCAAACTGAATCTGGTCGGCCGCCGCGAAGGCGTCACCACAGTCAAAGTGGGATCGGCCCTTTACAGCGTGCAGGTTTTGCATCCGTCCAAGAAAGATTCTTTTCAGGATCTGACAACTTACCTGAAATCGCGCGTGGGTTTGCGGGCGTCGTTAAACGAAGGTGATCTTTTAATCGAAGGCCAGTTGTATCGTCTACAGGACTGGATTCATCTGGCGGACTATATGCGCGCGCGAAATCTAAGCTATCAAATGCGGGCACGGATGACCGCTTCTTTACAGCAACAAGCTCAGGAACATTTCAGCGACTTGTTTTACAAATCCCATCTGCCGCCCCAGACATTGATCTTTGAACCCGCTTTGGAAGTCCGAGTCAGCGGCACCGATCAGACCTTCCGAAAATACAGCAAGCTTCTGACATCCTTCGGAGTCAGCCTGCTAAAGGACGAAACCAGTTTGGACGTTGCACCGACCATCAAGGTGCAAATCACCGTGGCTGAAATCAAAAAAGACTTTTCCCTGAAGTACGGCCTACGCCCACCCGCGGGTTATTCCGCGAAGCTTATGCCCGACGGAGTTTGGGAAAGAGATGAACTTCCTTTCAACCTGACCGCCCTTGAAGCTCAAGGCCAGGGTAAAATTCTGGCAAGCCCGAACATCCTTTGCCGCAGTGGCAAAGAGGCCGAGTTCCTGGCCGGCGGCGAATTCCCGATCAAGATCATGAACTATAAAATGCAGGACATCGTGTGGAAGCGCTACGGGATCTTACTGCGCGTAAAACCCAAAGCGGACGCCGCCGGACGCATGAGCATCTCGATTGAAACCGAAGTTTCCACCGTCGATGATTCGCGCAAGGTCGATGACGTGCCGGGAATTTTGACCAACCGGGTTTCCAGTCATTTTGATCTGACCAGACCGCAGACCATTGCGCTGTCCGGCTTATTAAAAAGCGAAGACGGAAAAAGTTCCGAGGGCCTTCCCCTGCTTTCACGCCTTCCTGTTGTGGGCGCGCTGTTTGCCAGCAAGGACTTCAAAGAAAATCGTTCCGAACTTGTCATCTTCGTGCGTCCCTCCATTTTACGGGAAGGTGAAGAAAACCCTGCTCCCCAGCACCTAAACACCCTGCAGGGCCGTCGCCTATGA
- the aspS gene encoding aspartate--tRNA ligase: MKFVKELKRTHYCGSLGVSQAGQKVVLMGWVDVRRDHGSLVFIDLRDREGIVQVVLDPNKAETASSKNLRGEFVLAVEGVVRARPDGMKNAKIKTGEVEVEAIRCEILNESAVPPFQVSDTNVNEMLRLKYRYLDLRSSRLSSHLITRHKVAQLVRRFLSDNGFLEVETPILYKSTPEGARDYLVPSRVNPGHFYALPQSPQTLKQLLMISGYDRYFQIARCFRDEDLRADRQPEFSQIDMEMSYIDQEDIMEMNEKLLRTIWKEIKGIDVGAIPRMTYQEAMDRYGIDKPDTRFGVEIKDLKSIVTGSGFKVFDDVLARGGIVRGIAAPKGGSYSRGQLDKLTDMAKRAGAKGLVWIKLEADGTLSSSVSKFFSPEKLAEMFKACGGEAGDCALVVADDYDTACAALSTLRLHLGRELNLIDNSKYKFLWVVDFPLLEYSPDEKRWVARHHPFTSPKDEFAQDLVNNNEAAYGKMLAKAYDLVCNGYEMGGGSIRIYRNEIQQAMFRLLGMSEEETQHKFGFFLEALKYGTPPHGGIAWGMDRLVMLLCETDAIREVIAFPKTAKATDLMSDCPSEVNRDQLAEVGVRLSTLAEKHLEDLKKS; encoded by the coding sequence ATGAAGTTTGTTAAAGAGCTAAAAAGAACACATTATTGCGGAAGTCTGGGCGTTTCCCAGGCAGGTCAAAAAGTTGTATTGATGGGTTGGGTCGATGTGCGACGTGACCATGGCAGCTTGGTATTCATCGATTTGCGCGACCGTGAAGGCATCGTTCAGGTTGTTTTGGATCCAAATAAAGCCGAGACCGCTTCCTCAAAAAATCTGCGCGGTGAATTTGTTCTGGCGGTTGAGGGTGTGGTTCGTGCACGTCCAGACGGCATGAAGAATGCGAAAATCAAAACCGGTGAAGTTGAAGTTGAAGCGATCCGCTGCGAAATTCTGAATGAATCCGCGGTCCCGCCATTCCAGGTCAGCGACACGAATGTGAACGAAATGCTGCGTTTGAAATACCGTTACCTGGATCTGCGCAGCTCGCGTCTGTCCAGCCATCTGATCACTCGTCATAAAGTAGCCCAGCTGGTTCGTCGTTTCCTTTCGGACAACGGTTTTCTGGAAGTTGAAACTCCGATTCTTTACAAGTCCACTCCGGAAGGCGCGCGTGACTATCTTGTTCCTTCCCGTGTCAATCCGGGTCATTTCTATGCGCTGCCTCAGTCTCCGCAGACGTTGAAGCAGCTTTTGATGATCTCCGGTTACGACAGATACTTCCAGATCGCCCGCTGCTTCCGTGACGAAGATTTGCGTGCAGACCGTCAGCCGGAATTCTCCCAGATCGATATGGAAATGTCCTACATCGATCAGGAAGACATCATGGAGATGAACGAAAAGCTTCTGCGCACGATCTGGAAAGAGATCAAGGGCATCGACGTGGGCGCAATCCCGCGCATGACTTACCAGGAAGCGATGGACAGATACGGTATCGATAAACCGGACACGCGTTTCGGGGTTGAGATCAAGGATCTTAAATCCATCGTGACGGGTTCAGGTTTTAAGGTCTTTGACGATGTTCTGGCTCGTGGCGGGATCGTTCGTGGTATCGCAGCTCCGAAAGGCGGCAGCTATTCCCGTGGTCAGCTGGATAAACTGACTGACATGGCGAAACGCGCGGGCGCAAAAGGTCTTGTGTGGATCAAATTAGAAGCGGACGGCACGCTGTCTTCTTCTGTTTCCAAATTCTTCAGCCCTGAAAAACTGGCTGAAATGTTCAAAGCCTGCGGCGGTGAAGCCGGTGACTGTGCTTTGGTTGTTGCGGATGATTACGACACCGCTTGTGCGGCATTGTCCACGTTGCGTTTGCACCTGGGCCGTGAGTTGAATCTGATCGACAACAGCAAATACAAATTCCTTTGGGTGGTGGACTTCCCATTGCTTGAGTACTCTCCGGACGAAAAGCGCTGGGTGGCTCGTCACCATCCGTTCACATCTCCAAAGGATGAGTTCGCGCAGGATCTGGTTAATAACAATGAAGCTGCTTACGGCAAGATGCTGGCGAAAGCCTACGACCTTGTGTGCAACGGTTACGAAATGGGTGGCGGAAGTATCCGTATCTATCGCAACGAAATTCAGCAGGCGATGTTCCGTCTGTTGGGCATGAGCGAAGAGGAAACCCAACACAAGTTCGGCTTCTTCCTGGAGGCTTTGAAATACGGAACTCCTCCGCACGGTGGTATCGCCTGGGGTATGGACCGTCTTGTGATGCTTCTGTGTGAAACAGATGCGATCCGTGAAGTGATTGCGTTCCCGAAAACTGCGAAGGCAACAGACTTGATGTCTGACTGCCCAAGCGAGGTGAACCGCGATCAGCTGGCGGAAGTCGGTGTTCGTCTAAGCACACTGGCTGAAAAGCATCTGGAAGATCTGAAGAAGAGCTAA
- a CDS encoding Ig-like domain-containing protein, which yields MKILTGLFLGLLLASPVLAYEDFNESDINEVYVINVTDDTTTLDRDYYYNFGRTRLFQDKRATFYLRNNSGLPMYINDFDMSGDNSFDYAENCPQILFRGQQCRIRVFFEPRRLGQHRAELEIELTPQEDVVLNLRGRGVLNY from the coding sequence ATGAAAATCTTAACAGGTCTTTTTCTGGGTCTACTCCTCGCTTCACCCGTTTTGGCATACGAGGATTTCAACGAAAGCGATATCAATGAAGTGTACGTGATCAATGTGACGGACGACACGACAACGCTGGACCGGGATTACTATTACAATTTCGGGCGCACACGTTTGTTCCAGGATAAACGGGCAACATTTTATCTGCGCAACAACAGCGGACTTCCCATGTACATTAATGATTTTGATATGAGCGGCGACAATTCTTTTGATTACGCTGAAAACTGCCCTCAGATTCTTTTCAGAGGCCAGCAGTGCCGTATTCGTGTGTTCTTTGAACCTCGTCGTTTGGGACAGCATCGCGCGGAACTGGAAATTGAGCTGACTCCTCAGGAAGACGTCGTACTGAATTTGCGTGGGCGCGGTGTCTTGAACTACTAA